One window of Papaver somniferum cultivar HN1 chromosome 9, ASM357369v1, whole genome shotgun sequence genomic DNA carries:
- the LOC113307673 gene encoding S-norcoclaurine synthase 2-like: MVNYKLIAELEVAASADDVWEVIGAKNAPEFFKNSLPGVFEKLEVLEGDGGVGTVLLIEYPDGLSNKERFVTVDHHRRLKEILQTEGGYLGMGVTYYMETFKVIECANSCIIQSIVEYKASEEVAAEVSNLISVEGLLNMAKIVAKHVLNKEKAPSTGAA; this comes from the exons ATGGTGAATTACAAGCTCATTGCGGAACTGGAAGTAGCAGCCTCCGCAGACGATGTATGGGAAGTAATTGGCGCTAAAAACGCCCCAGAATTCTTTAAGAATTCTCTTCCAGGCGTGTTTGAAAAGCTAGAGGTTCTTGAAGGTGATGGCGGTGTTGGTACCGTTCTTCTGATTGAATATCCTGACG GATTATCAAACAAGGAAAGATTTGTTACAGTCGATCATCACAGGCGCCTGAAAGAGATATTACAGACCGAAGGAGGATATCTAGGAATGGGTGTTACATATTACATGGAAACTTTCAAAGTCATAGAATGTGCCAACTCATGTATCATACAATCCATAGTCGAGTATAAAGCCTCTGAAGAAGTTGCCGCTGAAGTTTCCAATCTCATTAGTGTTGAGGGTCTTCTTAATATGGCCAAAATTGTGG